DNA from Arthrobacter sp. FW305-BF8:
CCCTCGAAGACGCCCTCAACGGCGTTGAGAGCCTGGATGAGATCCGCTCCAAGTCCGTGGAGCAGTTGTCCTCGATCGTGCTGATTTTCGCCCCGGGAGCGGACCTGCTTAAGGCCCGCCAGCTGGTCTCGGAGCGGATCGCCAACGTCATTCCGTCGCTGCCCACCTGGGCGGCGCCGCCGGTGATCCTGCAGCCGCTGTCGTCCACCAGCCGGGTCATGAAGATCGGACTGACTTCGGACCAGCGCTCGCTCATGGAAATGTCCATGATCACGTACTGGAAGATCCGCGCCCACCTGCTGCGGGTCCCGGGCGTGGCCAATGTGGCCATCTGGGGTGAGCGGCTGCAGATGCTGCAGGTGCAAGCGATTCCGGACAAGCTGAAGGCCCATGACGTCAGCCTGAACCAGGTCATGGAAGTTACCGCCAACGCCCTCGACGCCGGCCTGCTGCAGTATTCGCCGGGTTCCGTCATTGGTACCGGCGGCCACATCGAGACGCCCAACCAGCGGGTCGGAATCCAGCACGTGCTGCCAATCACCACTCCGAAGGACCTCGCCGAGATCACCATCGAGGAGAGGAACGGGAAGCCGCTCCGCCTGGGTGATGTGGCCAACGTCGTGGAAGACCACCAGCCGCTCATTGGCGACGCCGTGATCAACCAGGGCCAAGGGCTGATGCTCATCGTCGAGAAACTTCCCTGGGGCAACACCCTGGAAGTCACCCGGGGCGTTGAGGCCGCCCTGCAGCAGATGGAGCCGGGACTCAGCGGCATCACCGTTGATACGGAGATCTTCCGGCCCGCAACGTTCATCGAGGAGTCCCTCAACAACCTCAGCCGCGCGCTGATGCTGGGCTGCATCCTCGTGGTGCTGGTGCTGGGCGCGTTCCTCTTCCAGTGGCGCACCGCGCTGATCAGCCTGATCGCCATCCCGCTGTCACTCGTGACGGCGGCATCCGTCCTCTACCTCACAGGAGCATCGGTTAACACCATGGTCCTGGCGGGGCTGGTGATTGCCGTCGGGGTGGTGGTGGATGATGCGATCATCGACATCGAGAACATCATCCGAAGACTCCGGCAGCACCGGGCGGAGGGCGGGACACGGTCCACCGCCTCGGTGGTCCTGGAGGCCTCACTGGAGGTCCGCGGGCCCATCGTCTACGCCACGCTGATCATCATCGCTGCAGCGGTGCCGATCTTCTTCCTGCAGGGACTGACCGGGGCCTTCTTCAGGCCGCTGGCCATCTCCTACACCCTGGCGGTGCTGGCGTCGATGCTCGTGGCGCTGACCGTCACACCGGCGCTGGCACTGATCTTCATGCGGAAAGTTCCGCTGAAGGAGCAGGAACCGCCCTTGGTGAGGGTGCTCAAACGCGGCTACCGGGCGGTCCTGAGCCGGATGGTAAGGCGGCCCGTGGCGGGGTACGCGACCTTCGGTGCCATGGCCGCCATTGGTGCCATCACGGCGCCGCTGCTGGGGCAGTCGCTGCTGCCTGACTTCAAGGAGCGCGACTTCCTGATGCACTGGCTGACCCAGCCGGGCACGTCGGTGTCGGAGGAGTACCGCGTCAGCCAGAAGGCCTGCGAGGAACTGCTGACAATCCCGGGGGTCCGGAACTGCGGCTCGCATATCGGGCAGGCCTTCAACGCGGACGAGGTCGTGGGGGTCTACTTCGGCGAGAACTGGATCAGCATCGATCCCGCGGTTGACTATGACAAGACGCTGAAGTCGATCCATGAAGTGGTGGACGGCTATCCCGGTATTGTGCGCGACGTCCAGACCTACCTGAAGGAGAGAATCCGTGAGGTTCTCACCGGAGCCAGTAACGCCGTCGTCGTCCGGCTTTACGGAGACGACCTGGCGCTCCTGCGCTCCAAGGCGGCGGAGATCCATTCCATCTTTGACGCCACCGAAGGAGCCGTTGACGTCCAGACGGCGCTGCAGAAGGACATCCCGCAGGTCAACATCGAGGTGGATCTGGCCAAGGCCCAGAGCTACGGGCTGAAGCCAGGCGACGTCCGCCGGGCCGCAGCCTGGCTGGTTGCCGGCGAGGAAGTCGGCGACGTGTACCGGGGCGGTAAGGCCTACGACGTCCAGGTCTGGAGCCCGCCGGAGGTCCGTTCTGATATCACCAGCATCAGGAACCTCCCGATTGACACACCGAGCGGGCAGAAGATCCTGCTGTCCGATGTGGCAAGCGTCCAGGTCAAGCCGACTCCGAACGTCATCCAGCGCGATGCGCACTCACGGCGCATCGACATCCAGGCCAACGTGAAGGAAGGCACGCTGGGCACTGTGGTTGCGGCCATGGAGGAAGGGCTTAAGAAGTTGGAGCTGCCCCCGGGCTTCCGCACGCAGATCCTGGGCGAGTTCCAGGAACGCCAGGCGGCCACTAACACGCTGCTGACGCTCGCCATCGGGGCGCTGGCCGTGATCTACCTGCTCCTGCAGGTGGCCTTCGGAAGCTGGCGGCTGGCGACGCTGGTGATCCTCACCCTGCCGATCGCCCTGGTGGGCGGCGTGTTCGCCGCCTTCATGGGGGGAGGGGTGCTGTCGCTCGGGTCCATTGTGGGCTTCCTGACGGTCATGGGCATCGCGGCCAGGAACGGCATCCTGCTCATCAACCATTGCCAGCACCTGGAGAAGTATGAGGGTGAAAAGTTCGGTCCGGAACTGGTGCTGCGGGGCGCCGGCGAGCGCCTCTCGCCGATCCTGATGACCACCCTGGCCACGGGGCTTGCCCTGGTGCCGCTGGTGGTCCTGGGGAACATCCCCGGCCACGAGATTGAACATCCCATGGCCCTGGTGATCCTCGGCGGGCTGGTGACGTCCACGCTGCTCAACCTGTTCGTGGTCCCGTCGCTGTACCTGAGGTTCGCCAAGCCGAAGGCCGAGCGGTACCAGGCACCCCCGGAGCCCGCCCTGGCTAACGCCTAGCCACGAACCCGCCGGTCCATCCGCCGCCCACGCCCCGCCACCCGCGGGAACGTGGGCGGCGGTGGTGCGGGGACGGAGTGCGTGCCGGTTCCCGCCCGCCGGCGCCGCAATTCCAACGCCAGGCTTTCCTGCCCGCGTGCCATCGCCCACCGGTGGTTGGCGGAGAACCCGGGTTTCAGCAACCAGCTGAGCCGCCGCAGCAGCGGCTTGGTGGCGCTGACCCGCCACTCATACGTGATCAGGACTTCCGGGCCGTCCTGCTCGAACGTCCAGCGCCCGGTCCCGTCCAGGTCGCCCGTTGCGCGGATTGCGAAGCCCTTACTCGTGATGGGTTCTGTGACGGTCAGGGTCCAGCGAAGGGTATAGGGGAGCCAGCCCTTGGTGTGCAGCCTGGCCATCCGCCCCACGCCGTTCGCTTTGCCCGCATGGATGGGGTCCACACTGAGGTACACAGACGGCCACCACCGGGCCAGCCCGGCGGGGTCGCCCAGAACCGCTGCGACCTCCTCAGCCGTCCCGGCCACCCGCCACTCCGTGACGAAGGCGTAGTCCATGCTCCTGGTGCCTTTGGCGTGCATGTCTGCCTCCTGCCAGCGGAAAGACCTGGACACCATTCAAGCGCGTGTGGTCCTTCCGCCATAGACTGCTGGCGTAAGTCACCACGCCCAAATAGAGGAGTAGCGATGAACTACAGCGGAAGCCAGTATGAGAAGGCCGTGACGGCCGGGGAGCTTGACCGCAGCCACATCGGCCAGACGGTGAGCTTTCAGCCGAACGATTTCACCGTGGTGTTCGGCAAGATCGCCGGAATCGCCCGCACCGACGCCCAGGTGTATCTGACCCTGGACGGCGTCGGCGGCGGCACGCACCTGAAGGATGAGTACGACCTGCCCGTGGCGCACCAGGTGTACGTGCAGCTGGATCCGCTGAGCAGCGCCGGGAAGACCATCTCGGACGCGGAGCGGGTCATCAAGGAGAAGCTGGACGAGATCAGGAAGAACCTCCTGGACCGGGAACAGAAATCCGGAACGGAGTAACAGGCCCGGGATAACCGCACCGCTTCTGGCCTACACAGCGAAGAACCCCGCTGCACGAGTGCGGCGGGGTTCTTCTAGGCAACCGCTCCGTGTATGGGGGAACACGGAACGTTCCCGACAAAACTAATGGACAGCCTGCTTAGGTTCCAAATCGTCGCCACTTTTTTCCAACCCGGCGGCGGTAATATCCTGCTACCGTCGCCGTAACGGGTCTCCTGGATCTACGGCTTCGGTAGGCGGCCCGCTCTACGAACCGGGGAATGAGCGGGCCGCCGCCCCTGCGCACTCGGGTTGTGTAACCATCAGTCCATGGCTGAAACCGCAGATTTTCCCGTCGCCGTTCGCGCGACGGCCTTCATCAGACCCTCACGGTGGCTGCACCGCCCGGTGCGCCTGGTCCGCTATGACGCCTACTGGGCGGATGGCCGCCTGGACTTCGGCGTGAATCTTTCGAGGATGATGTACCGGGGCTACCCTGCCGATTTCGCCACGGTCGACGAGAGCGTCCACGCCCAATGCCCTGAAGTAGGAACCGGCCGATGGGTGGACGAAGCCGGCCGCGTCGTTGACGGACCCACGGAGACTGATCCGAACCCGCCAGCCGACCTCAGAGGAACGCCGCGGAAATACGGCGTTTCCAGATACCAGCCGAACCCGAAGGCGAACCGCGCATGGCGTCTCGGCTTTGGAGTAGTCGGTCTTGGCTTTGGCCTCTACCTCGTGACCGGGCCGATCAGTGATGGGTTCGGCGGTTTCGTGGGAGCGCTGTGCTCCATCTTCGGTCTGCCATCACTCGTGGGCTTGGTTCCCAAGAAATACCGATGGTGGTGAATTGTTCTTTTACGGCGACAGGCTGAACCAATGACGTGGGGATGCCCAATCCAGGGCAGAGAGCCAGAGGCCAGCACATTCGACCTCCGCGCCGACGAATCTAGCTGACGCGGCGATAGCGGATGTGGGTGGCCAGCGGTGAGTGAAGCACCTCGGCGGGTTCGAAGCCGAAGGATTCAACCCCGTCGAAGATGCGCTCGCCCGAACCGAGCAGGACCGGTGCGATGTCGAGGGTGAGCTCGTCGATCACACCGGCGATCAGTGCCTGTCGGACGGTCGAGGCCCCACCGGCGATGTCCACGCCTTTGTCCCCGGCGGCCTGGCACGCCGCCGAGTAAGCAGCGTCGAAGCCGTCGGTGACGAAGTGAAAGGTGGTCCCGCCGTCCATCTGGATCGGGTCATGCCTGTGGTGGGTCATCACGAACACCGGCGCGTGGTACGGCGGTTCGGCTCCCCACCACCCGGTCCATTCCTCATCCCAGTCCCCGCGAATCGGGCCGAACATGTTCCGGCCCATCACATACGCGCCCCGCGGGCGCATGAGCCACTCGTTCGCGGCCTTGTCGGCATCATTGGCTCGCGGGTCGCCGATATGCCAGCCGTGCAGCTCCCGCCCCCGTTTGCCCAAGGGGTCCTCGCGGCTCTGGTCCGGCCCGGCGACGAAGCCGTCAAGCGAGATCGACATGTGGCAGGTGGTGTCCGGCATCGCGAACCTCCTGAGTGATTGCGACTGGCATGCGGTCGTGAGGCGATTCTCGGGATCCTAGCACGTGACAGCGTCCTCGCCGAGCCTAGATGAAGGCCTAAAACCGGTGTGCACGGGCAAAGCAAAGGCCCCTGCTTCCCTTGTGCTCAAGGGATGCAGGGGCCTTGCTTATTGGCGGTGACGGTGGGATTTGAACCCACGTTGGCTTTTACACCAAACAACATTTCGAGTGTTGCACCTTCGGCCGCTCGGACACGTCACCAACCTCAATAGGGTACCGGAGCAAGGCCCGCATCCCCAAAACGGCATGTCTTTGCACCGCGGTTCGGGCTACACGAGCGGCCACGCCGGGACGCGTCTTCCCGGAAATCGGGACCGGGCACTAGATTCATAAGCAAGATGACTACTTTCCAGCAGCAGACCGAAGCAACCGCATATTGGACCGTAGGCCCCGGCCAGGGTGAACTCCGCACCGAGGAGCTGCCCGTCCCCGGCCCTGAGGAGGCACTGCTGCGCTCGCTGTACTCCGGCATCAGCAAGGGCACCGAACTCGTGGTCCACCAGGCCGCCGTTCCGCCCTGCGTCGCCGAGGAAATGCGTGCCCCCCACCAGGAGGGCTCCTTCCCGTCGCCGGTGAAATTCGGCTACCTGTCCGTGGGGGTGGTGGAGCAGGGCCCTGCGGACTGGGTGGGGCAAACCGTGTTCTGCCTCCACCCGCACCAGGACCGCTACGTGGTTCCGGTGTCCTCGCTCACCCGCGTTCCCGACGCAGTTCCTCCCCGCCGCGCGGTCCTCACCGGGACGGTGGAAACGGCGGTGAACGCCCTTTGGGAGGCAGGGCCACGGCTGGGCGACCGCGTCGCCGTGATCGGCGCCGGGCTGGTGGGCGGCATGGTGGCCTCGCTGCTGCGCACGTTTCCCCTCGCGCGGCTCCAGCTCGTGGACCTCGACCCCTCCCGCAAGGACCTCGCCGACGCGCTGGGCGTGGACTTCGCCCTTCCGGATGATGCCCTGGCGGACTGCGACATTGTGTTCCACTGCTCCGCTTCCGAAGGCGGGCTGGAACGCAGCCTGAAGCTGGTGGGGGACGAGGGCGACATCATCGAAATGTCCTGGTACGCCGACCGGAAAATCACGCTCCCGCTCGGCGAGGACTTCCACGCCCGCAGGCTGTCCATCCGGGCCAGCCAGGTGGGCGCCGTGGCTCGGGCCCGCCGGCACCGCCGCACCAACGCCGACAGGCTGGAGCTGGCTGTGTCCCTGCTGGTGGACCCGGTGTTCGATGCCTTCCTTACCGGCACCTCGGACTTCACCGGGCTGCCCGGCGTAGTCCAGGACCTGGCCGAGGGCCGGCTCGAAGCGCTGTGCCACGTCATTGCATACCCGACCACTGAAGCGCCCGGCGCCGAAGACCCAGTCCGTAAGACCGCCACCACAGAAAGCGCGAGGTAACCATTGTTCAGCCTGACCGTACGCCGCCACTTCATGATCGCCCACAGCCTTCCCCGGGAGGCGTTCGGGCCTGCCCAGGGCCTGCACGGGGCGACCTTCGTCGCGGAGGTGACCTTCCGCCGTCGTGCCCTCAACGACGACGCCATCGTCCTGGACATCGGCGCGGCCGGCACCATGATCGAGGAGGTGCTGGCCGGGCTCAACTACCGCAACCTGGACGATCACCCGGACTTCGTCGGCAAACTGAGCACCACTGAGGCACTGGCACAGTACATTGCCGAGGCCGTCGCGGCGCGTCTGCGGAAGGACACGGACGGCCGGGAACTCGCAGGCCTGGACGTCACCCTGCGGGAAAACCCCGACGCCTGGGCGAGCTACGCCCTCGAGCTCGGGGGGAGCTGACCCGGCCATGCCGTCCCCGCCGCAAGCCATCCGGCTCCTGGTTCCCGGGAACATCCGCCACAACTCCGGCGGCAACGTCTATAACGCGGCGCTGGCGCAGGGCCTCGAGCAGCTGGGAGCCAAGGTGACCATCCAGCCGGTCGGCGGCGACTGGCCGGTGGGCAGCAAGGAAGAACGACGGCGGCTGGCCGGCTTGCTCATGGCTGGAACCGGTGAGGGGGCACGGGCAGGCGCCCCGGCGGGGGTGCCTGCCAACACCGTCACGATGGTTGACGGCCTGGTGGCCTCCGGCGCCCCCGAAGCGATGGAGGCTGCCGCCGCCGCCGGCCACGCGCCGTGGGTCCTGCTGCACATGCCCCTGGACGAGCACCCGGACCTGGAAGCCCGGGCACTCCGGGCGGCTGCCGGCGTGATCTGCACCAGTGGCTCCGCCGCCGCCGAAATTACCCGGCGGCATGGACTGGTGGGCGTCCGCGCGGCGCTGCCCGGAACAGGGCGCGCCCGGGTGGCGCGCGGATCCGAGCCGCCGCGGCTGCTGGCCGTGGCGGCACTGCTGCCCAACAAGGACCAGCTGACCCTCCTCGGCGCGCTGGCGCGGCTGCAGGATCTGGAGTGGACGGCTGCCCTCGTCGGTTCTGCCACGGCGGACCCCGACTACGCCCGCCAGGTCACGGCGGCAGTAGACCGCTACGGCCTCGGCGGCCGGGTGGAGCTTGCGGGCGAACTGACCGGCGAGACGCTGGAGCAGCAGTGGGACGCCGCCGACCTGAGCCTGCTGGTCTCCAAGGTGGAGGCCTTCGGCATGGCGGTCACCGAGTCCGTCGCCCGCGGGGTGCCGGTCATCGTCCGGGCCGGCACCGGGGCCGTCGAGGCGCTGGGGCTGGGTGCGGAAACTGCCCCAGGGTACCCGGACGGTGCTGGACCCGCGCTGCCCGGCGCCGCCGTCGAACTGGGCAGTGACGGTGATCCTGCCGAGGCGGACCCCGGGCCGCTGGCGGCCCTGGTGCGCAGCTGGCTCACAGACCCCGGGCTGCGCGCCGAATGGCGCCGGCGGGCCCTCGCCGGCAGGGAACTCCTGCCGGGCTGGGACGCCACTGCGCGCCAGGTGCTCGGCTACGTGGCGCCGAAAGCATCGCCGGGCCGCCATTCCTCGCAACCGCCTGCTGATGGAGAATGAGGCATGACCAGCCACGTCCCGTCCGCCGCCACCCTGCCAGCCGTTGAAGCCCTCACCCCGGAGTTGCTCCGCGCCTGGGCCTGGCACCGGCAGGGGCTGGACGGCACACTCGAAGGCCGCACGCCGCAGGAGGTGCTCGCCGCGGCGGGATGGGCGAGGTCCGTGGGCGGTGCCAACCCATACCTGACCCTCTTCGCCCGCGCCGGAATCCGGCGTGAGCAGGTGGACACGGACGTCCGCGAGCTCAGGATCCACGAACTGCCCACCGCCCGCGGCTGCACCTACGTGCTGGGCCGGGAGGACTTCGACTGGGCACTGAGCCTGGGCAAAAGCGCTGAGGAGGCCTTCCGGGTGCTGGCGCGGCTCGGCGTCGACCGCGGCGAAATCACGCTGCTGGAGGAACAGATCGTGCATGTCCTCGGCGAAGCCGGCGGTCCCCTGGACCCCAGGCAGCTCAAGGAGGAGCTGGGGGAGTCGGTGCGGAGCCTGGGCGAGGAAGGCAAGAAAAAGGGCGCCGCCACCACGCTGCCCACGGCGCTGGGGCTGCTGCAGGCAGACGGCCGGATCCGCCGCGTTCCGGTCAACGGCCGCCTGGACCAGCAGCGCTATGCCTACACGCTGTGGGGCCTGCCGCCCAGCCGGCTCGGCCCCGAAGGCGCCCGGGAGGAACTGATCCGCCGCTACCTCGGCTGGACTGGCGGCGCCACCATTAAGCAGTCCCAGTGGTTCTCCGGCTTCACCCTCACCGACAGCAAGGCGGCGCTTGCCGCCGTCGGGGCCGTGGAGGTGCCCACCGCCGCCGGCGACGTGCTCTGGA
Protein-coding regions in this window:
- a CDS encoding efflux RND transporter permease subunit, whose product is MRRIVGFSLKFRALVVAIAVAMMAFGGVQLSTASVDVFPEFAPPKVEIQTICIGLTAAEVEQLVSVPLEDALNGVESLDEIRSKSVEQLSSIVLIFAPGADLLKARQLVSERIANVIPSLPTWAAPPVILQPLSSTSRVMKIGLTSDQRSLMEMSMITYWKIRAHLLRVPGVANVAIWGERLQMLQVQAIPDKLKAHDVSLNQVMEVTANALDAGLLQYSPGSVIGTGGHIETPNQRVGIQHVLPITTPKDLAEITIEERNGKPLRLGDVANVVEDHQPLIGDAVINQGQGLMLIVEKLPWGNTLEVTRGVEAALQQMEPGLSGITVDTEIFRPATFIEESLNNLSRALMLGCILVVLVLGAFLFQWRTALISLIAIPLSLVTAASVLYLTGASVNTMVLAGLVIAVGVVVDDAIIDIENIIRRLRQHRAEGGTRSTASVVLEASLEVRGPIVYATLIIIAAAVPIFFLQGLTGAFFRPLAISYTLAVLASMLVALTVTPALALIFMRKVPLKEQEPPLVRVLKRGYRAVLSRMVRRPVAGYATFGAMAAIGAITAPLLGQSLLPDFKERDFLMHWLTQPGTSVSEEYRVSQKACEELLTIPGVRNCGSHIGQAFNADEVVGVYFGENWISIDPAVDYDKTLKSIHEVVDGYPGIVRDVQTYLKERIREVLTGASNAVVVRLYGDDLALLRSKAAEIHSIFDATEGAVDVQTALQKDIPQVNIEVDLAKAQSYGLKPGDVRRAAAWLVAGEEVGDVYRGGKAYDVQVWSPPEVRSDITSIRNLPIDTPSGQKILLSDVASVQVKPTPNVIQRDAHSRRIDIQANVKEGTLGTVVAAMEEGLKKLELPPGFRTQILGEFQERQAATNTLLTLAIGALAVIYLLLQVAFGSWRLATLVILTLPIALVGGVFAAFMGGGVLSLGSIVGFLTVMGIAARNGILLINHCQHLEKYEGEKFGPELVLRGAGERLSPILMTTLATGLALVPLVVLGNIPGHEIEHPMALVILGGLVTSTLLNLFVVPSLYLRFAKPKAERYQAPPEPALANA
- a CDS encoding SRPBCC family protein is translated as MHAKGTRSMDYAFVTEWRVAGTAEEVAAVLGDPAGLARWWPSVYLSVDPIHAGKANGVGRMARLHTKGWLPYTLRWTLTVTEPITSKGFAIRATGDLDGTGRWTFEQDGPEVLITYEWRVSATKPLLRRLSWLLKPGFSANHRWAMARGQESLALELRRRRAGTGTHSVPAPPPPTFPRVAGRGRRMDRRVRG
- a CDS encoding dihydrofolate reductase family protein, whose product is MPDTTCHMSISLDGFVAGPDQSREDPLGKRGRELHGWHIGDPRANDADKAANEWLMRPRGAYVMGRNMFGPIRGDWDEEWTGWWGAEPPYHAPVFVMTHHRHDPIQMDGGTTFHFVTDGFDAAYSAACQAAGDKGVDIAGGASTVRQALIAGVIDELTLDIAPVLLGSGERIFDGVESFGFEPAEVLHSPLATHIRYRRVS
- a CDS encoding zinc-dependent alcohol dehydrogenase, translating into MTTFQQQTEATAYWTVGPGQGELRTEELPVPGPEEALLRSLYSGISKGTELVVHQAAVPPCVAEEMRAPHQEGSFPSPVKFGYLSVGVVEQGPADWVGQTVFCLHPHQDRYVVPVSSLTRVPDAVPPRRAVLTGTVETAVNALWEAGPRLGDRVAVIGAGLVGGMVASLLRTFPLARLQLVDLDPSRKDLADALGVDFALPDDALADCDIVFHCSASEGGLERSLKLVGDEGDIIEMSWYADRKITLPLGEDFHARRLSIRASQVGAVARARRHRRTNADRLELAVSLLVDPVFDAFLTGTSDFTGLPGVVQDLAEGRLEALCHVIAYPTTEAPGAEDPVRKTATTESAR
- a CDS encoding 6-pyruvoyl trahydropterin synthase family protein, whose translation is MFSLTVRRHFMIAHSLPREAFGPAQGLHGATFVAEVTFRRRALNDDAIVLDIGAAGTMIEEVLAGLNYRNLDDHPDFVGKLSTTEALAQYIAEAVAARLRKDTDGRELAGLDVTLRENPDAWASYALELGGS
- a CDS encoding glycosyltransferase family 4 protein; translated protein: MPSPPQAIRLLVPGNIRHNSGGNVYNAALAQGLEQLGAKVTIQPVGGDWPVGSKEERRRLAGLLMAGTGEGARAGAPAGVPANTVTMVDGLVASGAPEAMEAAAAAGHAPWVLLHMPLDEHPDLEARALRAAAGVICTSGSAAAEITRRHGLVGVRAALPGTGRARVARGSEPPRLLAVAALLPNKDQLTLLGALARLQDLEWTAALVGSATADPDYARQVTAAVDRYGLGGRVELAGELTGETLEQQWDAADLSLLVSKVEAFGMAVTESVARGVPVIVRAGTGAVEALGLGAETAPGYPDGAGPALPGAAVELGSDGDPAEADPGPLAALVRSWLTDPGLRAEWRRRALAGRELLPGWDATARQVLGYVAPKASPGRHSSQPPADGE
- a CDS encoding DNA glycosylase AlkZ-like family protein — encoded protein: MTSHVPSAATLPAVEALTPELLRAWAWHRQGLDGTLEGRTPQEVLAAAGWARSVGGANPYLTLFARAGIRREQVDTDVRELRIHELPTARGCTYVLGREDFDWALSLGKSAEEAFRVLARLGVDRGEITLLEEQIVHVLGEAGGPLDPRQLKEELGESVRSLGEEGKKKGAATTLPTALGLLQADGRIRRVPVNGRLDQQRYAYTLWGLPPSRLGPEGAREELIRRYLGWTGGATIKQSQWFSGFTLTDSKAALAAVGAVEVPTAAGDVLWMLPADVERLADFSPPDGEQIQLLAGTDSLVLHRRNAADLFADEDRGRKLLNATLALQADLPDHPIFDRGRIIGLWQYDPGRERIAAWLFAGRTPAVEQRIAEVEAWIREDLGDFRSFSLDSPASRQERIDALDAAS